One window from the genome of [Mycobacterium] stephanolepidis encodes:
- a CDS encoding WXG100 family type VII secretion target, whose product MSQITFNYPAMLAHAGEMNTYSGVLTALGADLAAQQASLQAAWHGDTSMSQAAWQAQWNTAMEELIRAYRAMGSTHETNTLSMNARDMAEGAKWGA is encoded by the coding sequence ATGTCGCAGATTACTTTCAACTACCCCGCGATGCTGGCCCACGCCGGTGAGATGAACACCTACTCCGGTGTGCTGACCGCCCTGGGAGCCGACCTGGCCGCCCAACAGGCCTCTCTGCAGGCGGCCTGGCACGGTGATACCTCGATGAGCCAAGCCGCCTGGCAGGCCCAGTGGAACACCGCCATGGAAGAACTCATCCGCGCCTACCGCGCCATGGGCTCTACCCACGAGACCAACACCCTGTCCATGAACGCCCGCGACATGGCAGAAGGAGCCAAGTGGGGCGCATAA
- a CDS encoding MinD/ParA family ATP-binding protein, with protein sequence MEEEIAVSAPNDSPADGSEDEILDRTGPIIPIKLGAHAKRQRAEAASPQQRQPELAPRPLQLPPRGPLSIVDAVPPHDPHVDLPPAIGDALGAQLRSEMLPSPRRPASIGWRKWVYRGSFGVINPGESREEAELRELTAVVRTPWRGIHSLAVLGGNGGVGKTMITAALGSVLSELRRKDMVLATDADPGQSANLASWIDPSASSTFADVLAQDEPERNFDLRFFVGQNPVTGLDVLAANAHSVRPRGELNSEIYSQAHNRLQRLYSLLLTDTGVDFWHPVMPGVLRCANGVVLVAAATPVGAEGAVRAIEWLISEGYEYLIPRMVVVINHVRGYDSREDRRNSERLVAAMVARFHRWISPNHIVAVPYDPHIATAGPLDIHQLQPETWHGLVTAAASVSAGLASAWSV encoded by the coding sequence GTGGAAGAGGAGATTGCCGTGAGTGCGCCCAACGATTCCCCGGCCGACGGCTCCGAGGACGAGATCCTCGACCGGACCGGACCCATCATCCCCATCAAGCTGGGCGCGCACGCCAAACGGCAGCGCGCGGAGGCCGCCTCGCCGCAACAGCGCCAGCCCGAATTGGCGCCCCGTCCACTGCAACTGCCGCCACGTGGCCCCCTGTCCATCGTCGACGCCGTACCGCCCCACGATCCGCATGTCGATCTCCCTCCGGCCATCGGCGATGCATTGGGAGCACAGCTTCGTTCAGAAATGCTGCCGTCGCCGCGGCGCCCCGCGTCCATTGGTTGGCGTAAGTGGGTGTACCGCGGGAGTTTTGGCGTCATCAATCCGGGCGAATCCCGCGAAGAGGCCGAACTTCGTGAGCTGACCGCCGTGGTGCGCACCCCGTGGCGGGGCATCCACTCCCTGGCGGTCTTGGGCGGAAACGGCGGCGTCGGCAAGACGATGATCACCGCCGCCCTCGGGTCGGTGCTCTCCGAGCTGCGTCGCAAGGACATGGTGCTGGCCACCGACGCCGATCCGGGCCAGTCGGCCAACCTGGCGTCGTGGATCGATCCGTCGGCCTCATCCACCTTCGCTGATGTGCTGGCCCAAGACGAGCCCGAGCGCAACTTCGATCTGCGCTTCTTCGTCGGGCAGAATCCGGTGACCGGACTGGATGTGCTTGCTGCCAACGCACATTCAGTGCGTCCGCGCGGGGAGCTCAATTCCGAGATCTACTCCCAGGCTCACAATCGGCTGCAGCGGCTCTACAGCCTGCTGCTCACCGACACCGGCGTGGACTTCTGGCATCCGGTGATGCCCGGCGTGCTGCGGTGCGCCAATGGTGTGGTGCTCGTTGCGGCCGCCACGCCGGTCGGTGCCGAGGGCGCGGTCCGCGCAATCGAGTGGCTCATTTCCGAGGGTTACGAGTATCTGATCCCCCGCATGGTGGTGGTGATCAACCATGTTCGCGGCTACGACAGTCGCGAGGATCGCAGGAACTCCGAGCGTCTGGTGGCGGCGATGGTCGCTCGCTTCCACCGCTGGATCTCGCCGAACCACATCGTCGCCGTGCCCTATGACCCGCATATCGCCACGGCGGGACCGCTGGACATCCATCAGCTACAGCCCGAGACCTGGCATGGCCTGGTCACCGCGGCAGCCTCGGTCTCGGCCGGCCTGGCGAGCGCCTGGAGCGTCTAG
- a CDS encoding response regulator — protein MRVVVGDDHPLFREGVVRALTGSGQISVVAEAQDGAGALALIREHQPDVALLDYRMPELDGTQVAAAVRRDELRTRVLLLSAHDDAAIVYHALAEGAAGFLSKESTRAELVSAVLDCARGRDVVTASLTAGLAGEIRKRAQPAGPSLSTREREVLRMIADGLTVPAMAKQLFLAPSTVKTHVQRLYEKLGVGDRAAAVAEAMRRGLLE, from the coding sequence GTGCGGGTGGTAGTCGGCGATGACCACCCGCTTTTTCGCGAGGGTGTGGTGCGGGCGCTGACCGGAAGCGGCCAGATATCCGTGGTGGCAGAGGCTCAGGATGGCGCCGGTGCGCTCGCGCTGATCAGAGAGCACCAGCCCGACGTCGCGCTGCTCGATTACCGGATGCCGGAGCTCGACGGGACGCAGGTGGCTGCGGCCGTGCGCCGCGACGAGCTGCGTACCCGGGTACTGCTGCTCTCGGCCCATGACGACGCGGCGATCGTCTATCACGCCCTGGCGGAGGGGGCTGCGGGCTTCCTTTCGAAGGAATCCACGCGCGCGGAACTGGTCAGTGCGGTGCTCGACTGCGCGCGGGGCCGGGACGTGGTGACGGCCAGCCTGACGGCGGGACTGGCCGGCGAGATTCGCAAGCGCGCACAACCGGCGGGCCCGTCGTTGAGCACGCGTGAACGTGAGGTGCTCCGGATGATCGCCGACGGCCTCACCGTGCCGGCCATGGCCAAGCAACTGTTCCTGGCTCCGTCCACTGTGAAAACGCACGTGCAGCGGCTGTACGAAAAACTTGGCGTCGGTGACCGGGCGGCGGCGGTGGCCGAGGCCATGCGGCGTGGATTGCTCGAGTAG
- the hrpA gene encoding ATP-dependent RNA helicase HrpA — translation MSDLSRAEIRARLDNVTLRDASRLGRRLKNLRNSADTEKLLEQISAAEALVATRTAAVPTITYPDLPVSAHRDELARAISAHQVVVVAGATGSGKTTQLPKICLELGRGIRGTIGHTQPRRLAARTVAERIAEELGTSLGETVGYTVRFTDQASDRTLVKLMTDGILLAEIQRDRRLLRYDTLILDEAHERSLNIDFLLGYLRELLPQRPDLKVIVTSATIEPQRFVAHFGGAPIVEVSGRTYPVEIRYRPLEVPVSGDSSDDPDDPDHEIVRTEIRDQTEAIADAVRELEAEPPGDVLVFLSGEREIRDCAETLRGSFRNTEVLPLYARLPTAEQHKVFAPHTGRRVVLATNVAETSLTVPGIRYVIDPGTARISRYSRRTKVQRLPIEPISQASAAQRSGRSGRTAPGICIRLYSEQDFEARPRYTDPEILRTNLAAVILQMAALQLGDIENFPFLDPPDKRSIRDGVQLLQELGAFDTGGAITELGRRLARLPLDPRIGRMILQADAEGCVGEILVLAAALSIPDPRERPTDREEAARQKHARFADDHSDFSAYLNLWRYIQDQRSQLSGSAFRRMCREEFLHYLRIREWQDLVGQLRSIARDLGIRESGEPADPRLVHAALIAGLLSHIGLREGDSRDYSGARNTKFVLAPGSVLTKKPPRWVVVADLVETSRLFGRTAARVEPQSVERIAGDLVQRTYSEPHWDAERGSVMAFERVTLYGLPLVPRRRVGYAQVDPELAREMFIRHALVEGDWQSKHHFLRDNARLLRELSELEDKARRRDLLVGDDEIFTLYAARIPEDAVSARHFDAWWRKQRHKTPALLTFTRDDLLRSEHATDDMPDTWRSGDVALPVSYRFEPGAADDGVSVHIPVEVLARLGGDEFAWHVPALREELVTALIRSLPKDLRRNFVPAPDTARAVLGNIEPGPEPLVYALGRELHRLTGIRVPTDAFDLDKVPPHLRVTFVVESADGSEVARDKNLDVLQQQLAGSTRQAVAAVVAGDWERKDLRGWPEDLPELPRTVEQVSGAHTVRGYPALVATGNTVDVHVFATAAEQRAAMAAGTRRLLRLSIPSPMKAVERALDPRSRLVLSSNPDGSLAALLDDCADAAVDQLAPAPVWTRTEFTALRDRAAQSLAVTTLDIVRRAEKVVAAWNEVHVALPTTVPAVQADAIADMRDQLARLLEAGFVAATGAAKLADLARYVTAIGKRLERLPQGVEADRERMQRVHAVEDIYDDLLRDLPAGRSDDPDIRDIAWFIEELRVSLWAQQLGTARAVSEQRIIKAINAAR, via the coding sequence GTGTCCGACCTGTCCCGCGCCGAGATCCGCGCGCGCCTCGACAACGTGACCCTTCGCGACGCGTCCCGGCTCGGGCGCCGCCTCAAGAATCTGCGCAACTCGGCCGATACCGAGAAACTCCTCGAACAGATCTCCGCCGCCGAGGCATTGGTGGCCACCCGGACCGCTGCCGTCCCGACCATCACGTACCCAGACCTACCCGTCAGCGCGCATCGGGACGAACTCGCCCGCGCGATTTCCGCGCATCAAGTGGTCGTCGTCGCCGGCGCCACCGGCTCGGGGAAGACCACACAGCTTCCCAAGATCTGTCTGGAGCTGGGTCGTGGAATCCGCGGCACCATCGGCCACACCCAGCCACGCCGACTCGCGGCGCGCACAGTCGCCGAACGCATCGCCGAGGAGCTGGGCACCTCTCTCGGCGAAACCGTGGGCTATACCGTCAGATTCACCGACCAAGCCAGCGACCGCACCCTGGTCAAGCTGATGACTGACGGCATTCTGCTCGCGGAGATCCAGCGCGATCGACGGCTACTGCGCTACGACACCCTCATCCTGGACGAGGCGCACGAACGCAGCCTAAACATCGACTTCCTCCTGGGCTATCTACGCGAACTGCTGCCACAGCGGCCCGACCTGAAGGTCATCGTCACCTCGGCCACCATTGAGCCGCAACGCTTTGTGGCGCACTTCGGAGGCGCACCCATCGTCGAGGTGTCCGGGCGGACGTACCCGGTGGAGATCCGCTACCGGCCGCTGGAAGTCCCCGTGTCCGGTGATTCGTCAGATGATCCCGATGACCCCGACCATGAAATCGTCCGTACCGAGATCCGCGACCAGACCGAGGCGATCGCCGACGCCGTCCGCGAGTTGGAGGCCGAACCGCCCGGGGATGTACTGGTGTTTCTGTCGGGCGAGCGCGAGATCCGCGATTGCGCCGAGACGCTGCGTGGCAGTTTCCGCAACACCGAGGTTCTTCCGCTCTACGCACGTCTACCAACAGCAGAGCAGCACAAGGTTTTTGCGCCCCACACCGGCCGGCGTGTGGTGCTGGCGACCAACGTCGCCGAGACCTCCTTGACCGTTCCGGGCATCCGATACGTCATCGACCCCGGCACCGCGCGCATCTCCCGATACAGCCGACGCACCAAGGTGCAGCGCCTGCCCATCGAACCCATCTCCCAGGCGTCGGCCGCACAGCGGTCCGGCCGGTCCGGACGAACGGCGCCCGGTATCTGCATCCGGCTGTACTCCGAACAAGACTTCGAGGCCCGGCCACGCTACACCGATCCGGAAATCCTGCGCACCAACCTTGCCGCCGTCATCCTGCAGATGGCGGCGCTGCAGCTCGGCGATATCGAGAACTTTCCGTTTCTGGATCCGCCCGACAAACGCAGCATCCGCGACGGTGTGCAGCTACTGCAGGAACTGGGTGCGTTCGATACCGGCGGTGCCATCACCGAACTGGGGCGGCGGCTGGCACGTCTGCCCCTCGACCCGCGCATCGGCCGGATGATCTTGCAGGCAGATGCCGAGGGCTGCGTCGGGGAAATCTTGGTACTCGCGGCCGCACTGTCGATTCCCGATCCGCGGGAACGTCCGACCGATCGCGAAGAAGCAGCTCGCCAAAAGCACGCGCGCTTCGCCGACGACCATTCCGACTTCAGTGCCTACCTCAATCTGTGGCGATACATCCAAGATCAACGAAGCCAACTTTCGGGCAGCGCCTTCCGGCGCATGTGCCGCGAGGAATTCCTGCACTACCTCCGTATTCGGGAATGGCAGGACTTGGTGGGGCAGCTGCGCAGCATCGCGCGCGACCTCGGCATCCGTGAGTCGGGTGAACCCGCCGATCCGAGACTGGTCCACGCAGCCCTGATCGCCGGCCTGCTGTCCCATATCGGTCTGCGCGAAGGCGACTCGCGCGACTATTCCGGTGCACGCAACACCAAATTCGTACTCGCCCCCGGCTCAGTGCTGACCAAAAAGCCACCCCGATGGGTGGTCGTCGCCGATCTGGTCGAGACCAGTCGGCTGTTCGGCCGGACCGCGGCCCGCGTCGAACCACAATCGGTAGAGCGGATCGCCGGGGACCTGGTACAGCGCACCTACAGCGAGCCGCACTGGGACGCCGAGCGCGGATCTGTGATGGCCTTCGAGCGGGTGACTCTCTACGGGCTGCCACTGGTGCCTCGCCGCCGGGTGGGTTACGCGCAGGTGGATCCAGAGCTGGCGCGCGAAATGTTCATCCGGCACGCCCTGGTGGAGGGCGACTGGCAGAGCAAGCACCACTTCTTGCGCGACAACGCGCGACTGCTGCGCGAACTGTCCGAGCTCGAGGACAAGGCACGCCGGCGTGATCTGCTGGTGGGCGATGACGAAATCTTCACCCTGTATGCCGCGCGCATACCGGAGGACGCCGTGTCCGCACGGCATTTTGATGCCTGGTGGCGCAAGCAACGGCACAAGACGCCTGCTCTCCTGACATTCACCCGTGACGATCTGCTGCGATCCGAGCACGCGACCGACGATATGCCCGACACCTGGAGATCCGGTGACGTGGCATTGCCTGTCAGCTATCGATTCGAACCCGGCGCGGCCGACGACGGCGTATCCGTGCATATTCCGGTCGAGGTGCTTGCTCGCCTGGGCGGTGATGAATTCGCTTGGCATGTACCTGCTCTGCGCGAAGAACTGGTCACTGCGCTCATCCGTTCATTACCAAAAGATCTGCGCCGCAACTTTGTTCCCGCACCCGACACCGCTCGTGCGGTGCTCGGGAACATTGAGCCCGGTCCTGAGCCGCTGGTGTACGCGTTGGGGCGGGAGCTGCACCGGCTCACCGGCATCCGCGTACCCACCGACGCGTTCGACCTCGACAAAGTGCCCCCGCACCTGCGGGTGACCTTCGTAGTCGAGTCCGCCGACGGCTCCGAGGTGGCGCGCGACAAAAACCTCGATGTGCTGCAGCAGCAGCTCGCGGGTTCCACCCGACAGGCCGTGGCGGCGGTAGTCGCGGGGGATTGGGAGCGCAAGGATCTACGCGGCTGGCCGGAGGACCTGCCCGAATTGCCCCGCACCGTAGAACAAGTCAGCGGCGCACACACCGTACGCGGATATCCGGCGCTGGTGGCCACGGGTAACACCGTGGATGTTCACGTGTTCGCCACCGCTGCCGAACAGCGGGCCGCCATGGCGGCAGGCACCCGTCGCCTGCTGCGACTGTCGATTCCGTCGCCGATGAAAGCCGTTGAGCGCGCACTGGACCCGCGGTCCCGGCTCGTACTCTCGTCAAACCCCGATGGTTCATTGGCCGCGTTGCTCGACGACTGCGCCGACGCAGCCGTCGATCAGCTGGCCCCCGCGCCGGTATGGACCCGGACGGAGTTCACGGCGCTGCGCGACCGGGCGGCACAGAGCCTGGCGGTCACCACGCTCGATATCGTGCGCCGTGCCGAGAAGGTCGTGGCGGCCTGGAATGAGGTACACGTGGCGCTGCCCACCACAGTGCCTGCGGTGCAGGCTGATGCGATCGCTGACATGCGCGATCAGCTCGCCAGACTGCTGGAGGCGGGATTCGTCGCGGCCACCGGCGCTGCGAAGCTGGCCGACCTCGCGCGTTACGTCACAGCGATCGGTAAGCGACTGGAACGTCTGCCCCAGGGGGTGGAGGCGGACCGCGAACGCATGCAACGCGTACACGCCGTCGAGGACATCTATGACGACCTGCTGCGTGATCTACCCGCTGGGCGTTCCGATGATCCCGACATCAGGGATATCGCGTGGTTCATCGAGGAATTGCGCGTGAGCCTGTGGGCCCAGCAGCTCGGCACCGCGCGTGCGGTCAGCGAGCAACGAATCATCAAGGCCATCAACGCCGCTCGATAG